TGTAGTTagatgttaacagaatgtgtcatttatcctattaaacacaaaaactatgtctcaagtgagaattaggcaggtctgatgcCATATCATTTTTTTTCCTactttttgcaaaaaaaaagtagtgtgtagttccagtagctagccagacctcagaaaaataaagaACTTCTGAAAACACTACTAAGATTGTAATTGAACTCAGCTACCATCAAGTTACTGCAAAATGTAGTTACATTACTAGTTAgactacatgtagttcactacttccCAACACTGGTCCTTCATACGCAGCCAGCTGTTACAATGACAGACTGCCTCCTATAGGATTAATACACACAGGTCACTCTACTGAAAAGGTTAAAAGCTGGGTCATGCATTAAAGTGGACTAGGTGaatgtaccctctctctctctcgctctctgtctctctctctctctgtgtgtgtctgtgtgtaggtgaatgtaccctctctctctctctctctctctctctctgtgtgtgtctgtgtgtagctggaTATGAGCTGTTCTCTCCTTGTTTATGCATTTCTCCACAGTTGCCTGTCAATATTCCAATCTCACAGACTCCTAATCAACTCTCGAGCCAGGCAGGCAGATCTAATTCAATTAGCTTAAGCACTCTACACACAACCCACTGCTGCATATTGACCgaccctatacacacacacacaccagcgtgcgtgcacacacacacacacacacgtacacaaccTCCCCATGACACAGTATTGTTTAATTGCTAATTAGTGTGTCTAATTAAAGTGGACGCTCATGGTGTTAATATCCAGAAAGAGGTGTTGGTGTTAATTAAAGGTGTACCTCCTCACTCCGCCCCTCCTTCAGTTGTTATGAAATAAGAGGGGTATTATTCTCTTGAGCTAGAACTGCTGTACAGGGGAACTGTGTGGGTGAACCTGTGTGAAGTGGGTCACCAGTTAAAGACCACGATCCATTTTTGATCACATTATTAAACGTGGCATGGACGTTTTAAGCCACATTCATCTCGACAAAAGGATTGCCAGCAGCACACAAAGTGCTCACATCAAATGATGCACATTGTCTGTATTTTAGCTCTGTTGACCCACATTCATCTGCTGACATGAATATGCACAATACGCAGaatgtatctctctcccttctcttttctTACTCTCTTTTTTTATCTCTGTGTTTTacagtctctccatctctctctttatctgtctacAGAACCTAGTAAGTCACAACGACCGCTACCCAAGACACCGATAACAACAATACAGCTGTTCACAATCTGAGTCCCATTCACAGGGTCCAGGTTAAATGTCTGATCATAGATCAACATGTAGGACCAGATACCTGATCCTCCTCCCTGGAGCTCCTAGCGACATGTCTCTGCTCCAGGGGCGGGGCTACTGTTTTACACTGCTGTGTCAATTCCCTATCTTCACAGGAGGTTACGTCTGGCCTGTATCACAGTGCATTACCCTGCCTGCCTGGTTGGCTAGTCCTGTGCTATGGCTGACTGAAGACCCAACGTCTGTGTCACAAAGAGCAGCCTATTccccataggccctggtcaaaagtagtgcactgtttagggaatagggtggcatttgagaCACAACAAAAGCCTGCATCGTCACACCGTAAAGCCTCCCTGAGTGTTTTCAGTTTTTCCTTTTTATTCCTCCCAGCTTGCTGTGACTGTGACAGCCACTATTGAAATGCAAATGTTTGTGCACCATCCAATAGCATGGATGATCTgagggataggagggagagactgcTTGACAGCTCTGTTCACAATCACCATGTTTCCCCCtttgtattgctctctctctctctctctctctctctctctctctctctctcattctctctctctctcattctctctctctctcattctctctctctctctctctctctctctctctcattctctctctctctctctctctctctctgtatattatctCACTGTGTTTCTGTCTCACCAACACAGACATTATCTCCGCGCCCTACATGCGCCCAAAAACATGTGTAGGAGTTTAGActgactcatacacacacacacaaaaacactgacacacacacatacagtacactcgATGACACACGCATACACTCAATGCAGAAACAAACAGGCGTTACGTCATCTGATTTCCGGTCTCTACACACAGATGAAAGTGTGGCACAGAGAATGACACTCCAACAGGTGAATTCCACATGAAGTGTTCACTGAATACTGATTGGATGGTTGGCCTGGGCTCCCTGTCTCTAATTATAACTGTAAAGACGATGAGCAGGTTCCAGAAGTAGTCCTACAGTCCACAATGACCCTGCTGTACTGTCATCTCTCTCAGCTCTGGTCCTGCTGATGATAACATGTTTTGACACTGATCAATGAAACCTACTGTAAATGAGTCAGACTCAACTTAACTCTTTCACCACCCTCATTCATTttattttctctcttttctttcgGCTGGTATCTCAAATTGGCAGttcaccgggatcaacaagagacCCATTACTCAAAACTCAATTTCCCACAATATCTCACTCTCACTTCCTGTCTTCCTTTCACAGCTTCTGCTGGGCTGACACGCCCTTCCAGTAGTCGAGGATGTCGTGGAGGTCCTCCCCTTTGGCAAACTGCACCTTCTTCCTTAAGGCGTTCCCGGCCGTGACGTAGCATGACTCATCCCTCTGGCCCTTCCTGTAGGGCCGGAACCTCTCCCAGATCCTCAGAGAGCTCTCAGAGGAATACTCAGGGCTGGAGGAGTACCCAGAGTAGTTTTGGTGGCGGGAGGGCGAGAGCTGTGAGTAGGAGGCGGCGTCACGGCGGGAGCGGGTCAGGGGCTTGAGGAAGGAGGCCCTCTGGTGCGGCGAGCCCTGGTGGGAGCCCTCGTAGTACAGAGCTGGGACGGAGTGGCGGTGCTCTGAGCAGTGGTAGTCCTCCTGCTGTTCCTGTCCCtgcccctgctgctgctgctgctgctggtggtgcTGGTGATGCTGGTTGGtaataccatcaacaccaccaccaccacctccactaccacacccaccacccccacctcctcccccgCCGCTCCCCACCAGAGGCAGCCGCTCCAGGGGCTCTCCACACCCCGCGGGgctgcctctctccccctgggTACTGCTGGCAGGGGTCCGGGCTGCGGGGCTCGTGGATGTCCAGGCTGTAGACCCggcctcctcctccggtcccTCGTTCCCGGTCACGTCCCATGGAGTTGCAGGACGAGGTGCTGCACTGCTTCTTCACGGCACTGATCACCACCGCAGCGTCAGCGCTCATCTGCCTCACGACGGGGCGCACAGCGGACGCAGGGGGAGGCGGCCGGTAGGGCGGCGACACAAACCCCCCGCCACTGATCCCTGGACGCTctgagagagggacggagaaggGGAGCGGCGGTGGAGGGGGGATCTTGGTggtaggggagggcaggcccGGGCAGGTCTCAGTGATGCCGGGGGAAAGAGGGATGAGGCCACGGGTCAAGGAGGAGGTGcaggtgggtggaggggaggtggggtaggaggtggtggtggtggcggaaGAGGCAGTGGAGGAGGCGGCCATGACAGAGTCCAGCTTCAGGGCGTCGATGCAGTTATTGATGATCTGGTTGACCTTATCCACCTCCATGGCGATGGTGGAGATCTCTGAGGCCGAGCCTCGCCCGTCATCGTCCGAATCCTCCCCCACGTCCGTCCCGTCCTCTTCTCTTAGATCCTcatccttcatccctccctgtcctcctcccatccctccatctctcatcaccCCCTCCGTCCTCACATCCATGTAGTTGCCTTTGCTGGTCAGCATGGCCTCAGAGAAGGCGGTGGGCATCTTAtcctgagggatggaggagagtctggaggaaGAGGTGTTGGCGGAGTGAAGCATGCCTGAGGAGGAGGCAGACATTGGTAGCTTGCCCCCGTGCGTGTGGTGCTGGTACTGGTGGTggccctgaccctgggcctgctcCTGGAGCTTCTGCACCGCAGACGGGTCGTTCCCCACGGCCGCCGCCACCTCCGGACCATACCTCATTTCTAGAATCGTCTTCTTCACACAGATGGACTTTTGCTTCTCCTCatgcctcctcttcttcctcagacAATAGTAGATGAGGCCCAGGATGCAGAGCATCCCGATGAGGCAGCCCACGATGGTCATTATGTAGTGGGTGGTGGTGGAAGGTGTTGGCGGCATGTCGTCAGGGTTCTGGGCTCGGGTGGAGAACTGGAGACAGGTGTGGTTGTAGCGCTGGGAGGTCCGGATGGAGGCCACGCAGAAGGTATAGTTGGTGTGTGGCTTGAGCTTGTTCAGTGTGATCATCTCCTTCTTGAGCTTCAGGTTCATGACATCAGAGACAAAGGTGTTATTGTACTGCACCAGGATGTACATCTTGCTGTAAGGTCTGGGGATCTGGACCATGATAGAGGCCGTGAAGAGGGACACGTGGTGGAGCTTGATGCTGGGGCTGAAGCTGTGCTCCGTGGAGGAAGACgaggtggtgggttggtggtatGGACCCACGCGGTCAAACATGTCCGGGCCCATTCCGGAGGAATCTGAGTCTGGCGGGAGAGACGTCATCCCGGGGATGAAGACCCCATCCCGGCAGACAGAGGACAGAATCGTCCGAGCGTTGTGCCCGGCGTGGCCGGAAGCGATGGGACTCAGGAGTGGGTAGCCAAACATCTCCCTGGGGGTCTCGCACTGGAGCCGGTCGTAGGTGTGTGTGACGTTATTGAAGGCCTCCAGCCAGGTGAGGAAGTTGTACAAGTCACAGCCACAATGGAAGGGGTTCCCAGCCAGCTCACACACCATGAGGCGATTCAAAATGGTAAAGGTGGAGGGGTCGAGGCGGGCCAGCTTATTGGACGACAGGTCAATGCTGTTGAGACTGAGGCACTCATCCAATGCATTATTGCCAATGACCTTGATGAGaacatacagagacagaaagcaatatatttaaaaaaaatctgaataattttgtacatacagaataatatcaACTTATCTTTAGCAAATAGTAGAACAAAACCAAAATCGACCAATGTCACACCTCAATGAGGTTGTGCTGGAGGAAGAGGCACTGCAGCCGGCCCAGGCCCCTCATCATGGCTTCTGT
The window above is part of the Oncorhynchus nerka isolate Pitt River unplaced genomic scaffold, Oner_Uvic_2.0 unplaced_scaffold_1248, whole genome shotgun sequence genome. Proteins encoded here:
- the LOC115114991 gene encoding LOW QUALITY PROTEIN: protein phosphatase 1 regulatory subunit 29-like (The sequence of the model RefSeq protein was modified relative to this genomic sequence to represent the inferred CDS: deleted 1 base in 1 codon) is translated as MLSRLHTHSSSSSPSTPTLLILPSLLLFLHLSGLVWGDCWLIEGDKGYVWLAICSQNQPPYETIPQHINNTVHDLRLNENKLKMIPYTSMYRFTNLTDLNLTKNEISYIEDGAFAQQANLQVLQLGYNKLTNLTEAMMRGLGRLQCLFLQHNLIEVIGNNALDECLSLNSIDLSSNKLARLDPSTFTILNRLMVCELAGNPFHCGCDLYNFLTWLEAFNNVTHTYDRLQCETPREMFGYPLLSPIASGHAGHNARTILSSVCRDGVFIPGMTSLPPDSDSSGMGPDMFDRVGPYHQPTTSSSSTEHSFSPSIKLHHVSLFTASIMVQIPRPYSKMYILVQYNNTFVSDVMNLKLKKEMITLNKLKPHTNYTFCVASIRTSQRYNHTCLQFSTRAQNPDDMPPTPSTTTHYIMTIVGCLIGMLCILGLIYYCLRKKRRHEEKQKSICVKKTILEMRYGPEVAAAVGNDPSAVQKLQEQAQGQGHHQYQHHTHGGKLPMSASSSGMLHSANTSSSRLSSIPQDKMPTAFSEAMLTSKGNYMDVRTEGVMRDGGMGGGQGGMKDEDLREEDGTDVGEDSDDDGRGSASEISTIAMEVDKVNQIINNCIDALKLDSVMAASSTASSATTTTSYPTSPPPTCTSSLTRGLIPLSPGITETCPGLPSPTTKIPPPPPLPFSVPLSERPGISGGGFVSPPYRPPPPASAVRPVVRQMSADAAVVISAVKKQCSTSSCNSMGRDRERGTGGGGRVYSLDIHEPRSPDPCQQYPGERGSPAGCGEPLERLPLVGSGGGGGGGGGCGSGGGGGGVDGITNQHHQHHQQQQQQQGQGQEQQEDYHCSEHRHSVPALYYEGSHQGSPHQRASFLKPLTRSRRDAASYSQLSPSRHQNYSGYSSSPEYSSESSLRIWERFRPYRKGQRDESCYVTAGNALRKKVQFAKGEDLHDILDYWKGVSAQQKL